In the Osmia bicornis bicornis chromosome 6, iOsmBic2.1, whole genome shotgun sequence genome, GCACACGTCAATCATCACATACATAAAAAAGCTATAAAGGATACCGCAGCACGATATATTTTCAACATCGAGTACCTGTTTAGAACGAAGAGTAATTATTCTGATAAACGCACTTTGAACTTTATACTGTATTCCTCTTTTTGGCGGTTATTCGAAcgtattgtattatatatttttcgtttcttaaataaaccattaatttatttattacttttatacGATGTAACGTAGCACCGTGATAATTTATCGCGTTTGCTTTGTCGAATACTcttaaaatacataaatttatTACTTTGTTGTAATCAATTCACGCAAAGTAACGAAAATAAGataatttgtatttaaataaatttctaatagtgttacattttttataaataaaaaataaataactttaaaattttctacatACTGCTTAAGttacattaaaaatttacTTTAAATACAGATTTACTGTATTCAATATTTTGACTATTATTGAAAATGTTGCTATATCACAATGTACAGAATTAAATACAAGTTTATTACAATGTTATTTATTATGTATATCTaatttgaattgttttaattttaaaatctcTTCTCTTTGTTCCTTAAAATTTTGATACTCTAACTCACGTTTTAAATTTCTCTCTACTGTTGCACGTTTATTAAAATCTGACCACATCTTAATCCGTATTAGTTGAATGATGGTTCCAAAAATCATGATTGCCACACATACTCCAAGTGCCtttgctttttcttttccaaatTGTTCATTATTTTGAACTTCACAAAAATCATTAAAGTTATaaaatctgaaaataaaaaaattaataaaagaatgacatcaattgttttaatttttttaaataaatattcatctgATAAACATACCTATGGGAATGAAAATCACAATTTGCTGAATCATTATATTTTACTTCAACATCATAATAGTGTTTAGTATCTTTTTTACTTAAAACAGAATAAGCTTCGTTGAGTTTTATAAAATCATCATGACTTCCTTTATTTCCACAATCAGGATGCATCTaagaatgtaatataattaaaagatatGTATGTTAgctaaaattaatataattcaaGATAAAACATACTGTTCTAGCAATATGcaagcaattaaaaagaataacatatatatatatacctcTTTTGATAGCCTAATAAAAgcttcttttatttccttctgTGTTGCATCTTGAGGAATACGCAATACATCGTAATAGTTGGTTTTATGTctttaaaaatcatattttattctataaattaatataaaattggtTGTCAtactttattataaattctaaCCTTTTGCAGCACCTATAATTGCTGTTAAGAATACGAATTAAAACAGGTACTTCAGATTTATTCATACGACAGATTTGCGCCATAATGTTTAAAGACTTCACATACTTATAAAGTTAAAATCAACTTGATATAATTACACATcacaataaatattatttggCACTAGTACCAAAATGAAATCAATGAtattataacaatattatGTTAAATTcgcataaaaaaatattatacaaaatttatttcattaatcatttcagttaatttcattaagaaatataaaaaagtacgaaatattttgtaaaataaatacaaatacaaaaattGTGTCAAATTTGACTAACTTCGATGTTCGTCATATATCGATAATTCGATATCGTATATTGTATAGCATCAAGCAAAGTAGACTTCCTTCGATGATGATCTTTTAAATCTCCTATAACAATTACACAAATTTATGTTTCGTTTTTCGGTTTTTTTCACATTTCCTTAGATTACTAAAGG is a window encoding:
- the LOC114877316 gene encoding dnaJ homolog subfamily C member 4-like; translation: MAQICRMNKSEVPVLIRILNSNYRCCKRHKTNYYDVLRIPQDATQKEIKEAFIRLSKEMHPDCGNKGSHDDFIKLNEAYSVLSKKDTKHYYDVEVKYNDSANCDFHSHRFYNFNDFCEVQNNEQFGKEKAKALGVCVAIMIFGTIIQLIRIKMWSDFNKRATVERNLKRELEYQNFKEQREEILKLKQFKLDIHNK